From the genome of Opitutaceae bacterium, one region includes:
- a CDS encoding phospholipase D family protein has protein sequence MLGTEGTRLGQAIAPIAAEHPGTSGFHALSDGRDAFAARTLMADTAERCLDVQYYIWHADLAGRLLFDTLFRAAERGVRVRLLLDDNNTNGLDLVLATLDAHPNIEVRLFNPFVNRKWRALGYLTDFSRLNRRMHNKSFTVDNQVTIIGGRNIGDEYFGSGAEVHFVDFDVMAIGPIVQEVSADFDRYWSSASSYPADRLLPPPTRKQRIRTRQKLTRTSFHPDAARYGRTLAQQAFVRELLSGQLEFEWTDIRMVSDDPAKGLGLAAPLSIPQRLRETLGTPQFRFYLVSAYFVPTVAGVQFLQRLAQSGVEITVVTNSLEATDVAAVHAGYAKHRHALLQAGIRLYEVKRAFSGLSTRDRGLVGHSGSSLHAKTFSVDDNRTYIGSFNFDPRSAQLNTEMGFVIESPTLAGRIAAYLAEGLSDQAYQVQETSSGRLNWIECTVDGTRVHKRDPNASARRRVTVTLASLLPIEWLL, from the coding sequence ATGCTGGGAACCGAGGGCACCCGCCTTGGACAGGCCATCGCTCCCATCGCGGCGGAACATCCCGGCACTTCGGGTTTTCATGCGCTCTCCGATGGTCGCGACGCCTTCGCCGCGCGCACCCTGATGGCCGACACAGCCGAGCGCTGCCTCGACGTGCAGTACTACATCTGGCACGCCGATCTCGCGGGGCGGCTGCTCTTCGACACGCTCTTTCGAGCCGCGGAACGAGGCGTGCGTGTGCGCCTGCTGCTGGACGACAACAATACGAACGGTCTCGATCTGGTGCTCGCGACACTCGACGCGCATCCGAACATCGAGGTGCGTCTCTTCAATCCCTTCGTGAACCGGAAATGGCGCGCGCTGGGCTACCTCACCGACTTCTCCCGCCTCAACCGGCGGATGCACAACAAGTCCTTCACGGTCGACAACCAGGTGACCATCATCGGCGGGCGGAATATCGGCGACGAGTATTTCGGATCCGGTGCTGAGGTTCATTTCGTCGACTTTGACGTCATGGCCATCGGCCCGATCGTCCAGGAGGTTTCCGCCGATTTCGATCGTTACTGGTCGTCAGCATCCTCCTACCCCGCGGATCGCCTCCTTCCCCCGCCCACGCGAAAACAGCGCATCCGCACCCGTCAAAAACTCACCCGGACTTCCTTTCATCCCGATGCGGCGCGATACGGCCGCACGCTGGCGCAGCAGGCGTTCGTTCGCGAACTGCTGTCCGGCCAGCTCGAGTTCGAATGGACCGACATCCGCATGGTGAGCGACGATCCCGCCAAGGGTCTCGGACTGGCTGCTCCTCTCAGCATTCCCCAGCGCCTCAGGGAAACGCTGGGCACTCCGCAATTCCGATTCTATCTCGTCTCCGCCTACTTCGTTCCGACAGTCGCGGGCGTGCAGTTCCTCCAGCGACTGGCACAGTCGGGAGTGGAAATCACCGTCGTGACCAACTCCCTTGAGGCCACGGATGTCGCCGCCGTCCATGCGGGCTACGCCAAGCACCGGCACGCGCTCCTTCAGGCGGGAATCCGCCTTTACGAGGTCAAACGCGCGTTTTCAGGTCTCTCGACCCGGGACCGCGGACTCGTTGGCCATTCGGGATCGAGCCTGCATGCCAAGACATTTTCCGTCGACGACAACCGCACCTACATCGGTTCATTCAACTTCGACCCAAGATCCGCCCAGCTCAACACCGAGATGGGCTTTGTCATCGAAAGCCCGACGCTGGCCGGACGCATAGCCGCCTACCTCGCGGAAGGCCTGAGCGATCAGGCTTACCAGGTTCAAGAAACCTCATCAGGCCGATTGAACTGGATCGAGTGCACGGTCGACGGGACCCGCGTGCACAAACGCGACCCCAACGCCAGCGCACGCCGCCGGGTCACCGTCACCCTGGCCTCACTGCTCCCGATAGAATGGCTGCTGTAG
- a CDS encoding 3-deoxy-7-phosphoheptulonate synthase, with protein sequence MPATTTPPTADLRIRAIKPLLAPAILEEELPMTAAQGALVQEMRRTIEGIFAGRDDRLLVVVGPCSIHDPAAATDYARRLAAAGDALQDDLIPVMRVYFEKPRTVIGWKGLINDPELDESYQINRGLRKARQVLLDVTAQGVAAATEFLDTTLGQYYADLISWGAIGARTVESQVHRELASGLSMTVGFKNRTDGNLQVAVDAILSARYPHWFPSLTREGAPAIMGTTGNPSTHLVLRGGTAGPNFSAAHIRQTSDLLRSRDLPSRIMVDCSHANSGKDPSRQPAVAEDLAQQIESGESAIAGIMLESHLVPGTQNYTQRPLTYGQSITDGCLGWDQTLPVLNRLAEAVRARRKRRSA encoded by the coding sequence ATCCCAGCCACCACGACACCACCGACCGCCGACCTGCGCATCCGGGCGATCAAACCGCTCCTCGCACCGGCCATTCTTGAGGAGGAACTGCCGATGACCGCGGCACAGGGCGCACTCGTGCAGGAAATGCGGCGCACCATTGAGGGTATTTTCGCCGGCCGCGACGATCGCCTGCTCGTGGTTGTGGGGCCCTGCTCGATCCATGACCCAGCAGCCGCCACCGACTACGCCCGCCGGCTCGCAGCCGCTGGCGATGCGCTCCAGGACGATCTGATTCCCGTCATGCGCGTGTACTTCGAAAAACCGCGCACGGTCATCGGCTGGAAGGGACTCATCAACGACCCGGAGCTGGATGAATCCTACCAGATCAACCGCGGCTTGAGAAAGGCCCGGCAGGTGCTGCTCGACGTCACCGCTCAGGGCGTCGCTGCAGCGACTGAGTTTCTCGATACCACCCTCGGACAGTACTACGCCGACCTCATCAGCTGGGGCGCAATCGGGGCACGCACCGTGGAAAGCCAGGTTCACCGGGAACTGGCATCCGGACTATCCATGACGGTTGGCTTCAAGAACCGGACCGACGGCAACCTTCAGGTGGCCGTCGACGCCATCCTGTCCGCACGCTACCCACACTGGTTTCCCTCGCTCACCCGCGAGGGAGCTCCAGCGATCATGGGCACGACGGGCAACCCCAGCACCCACCTCGTCCTGCGCGGAGGCACGGCCGGACCGAATTTCTCCGCCGCACACATCCGCCAGACCAGCGACCTGCTGCGAAGCAGGGACCTGCCATCACGGATCATGGTCGACTGCAGCCACGCCAACAGCGGCAAGGACCCTTCGCGCCAGCCAGCCGTCGCAGAGGATCTGGCGCAACAGATCGAATCGGGCGAATCCGCAATCGCGGGAATCATGCTCGAAAGCCATCTTGTTCCAGGCACCCAGAACTACACCCAGCGACCCCTGACCTACGGTCAAAGCATCACAGACGGCTGCCTGGGTTGGGATCAAACCCTGCCCGTTCTCAACCGTCTCGCCGAAGCCGTTCGCGCAAGGCGCAAGCGCCGGTCGGCCTGA